A window from Flavobacterium gyeonganense encodes these proteins:
- the lon gene encoding endopeptidase La encodes MSNHKILTIDNLSLQEFDSEAELIPLLTPEDEEEMNNEELPVSLPILPLRNTVLFPGVVIPISAGRDKSIKLINDANAGEKIIGVVSQINEEDEDPSKDDIHKIGTVARILRVLKMPDGNVTVILQGKKRFEINEVVSEEPYLTATIQEVSEERPDDNDTEFTAILDSVKELAIQIIKESPNIPSEATFAIKNIESQSFLINFVSSNMNLTVKEKQGLLSINGLKERALETLRYMNIELQKLELKNDIQSKVRFDLDQQQREYFLHQQMKTIQEELGGVSQEEEMDEMGQKAKTKKWDEKTQQHFEKELSKMRRMNPQSPDFGIQRNYLELFLELPWGEYSKDKFDLKHAQKILDKDHFGLDEVKKRMIEHLAVLKLRNDMKSPIICLTGPPGVGKTSIGRSVAEALGREYVRISLGGLRDEAEIRGHRKTYIGAMPGRIIQSLKKAGTSNPVFILDEIDKLSSGNSGDPSSALLEVLDPEQNNAFYDNFLEMGYDLSKVMFIATSNNMGAIQPALRDRMEVIKMSGYTIEEKVEIAKRHLFPKQLEAHGLTAKDLTIGKKQLEKIVEGYTRESGVRNLETKIAQVIRNAAKAVAMEEEYNKKVTDEDIVKVLGVPRLERDKYENNDIAGVVTGLAWTSVGGDILFIESLISEGKGSLSITGNLGTVMKESATIALEYIKANAKKLGLDIALFQKYNIHLHVPEGATPKDGPSAGIAMLTSLVSLLTQKKVKKSLAMTGEITLRGKVLPVGGIKEKILAAKRAGIKEIILCHENKSDVDEIKAEYLEGLIFHYVKEMSEVLTLALTDQNVKNAKTLK; translated from the coding sequence ATGTCAAATCATAAAATACTAACTATTGACAATCTGTCACTTCAGGAATTTGACTCGGAGGCAGAATTAATTCCATTATTAACTCCGGAAGACGAGGAGGAAATGAACAATGAAGAGCTTCCTGTCTCGCTTCCAATTTTACCTTTAAGAAATACAGTTTTATTTCCTGGTGTTGTTATTCCTATTTCTGCAGGAAGGGATAAATCGATAAAATTAATCAACGATGCCAATGCCGGTGAAAAAATTATTGGCGTTGTTTCTCAGATTAATGAAGAAGACGAAGATCCGTCTAAAGATGATATTCACAAAATAGGTACTGTTGCCAGAATCCTGCGTGTTTTAAAAATGCCTGACGGGAATGTTACCGTTATTTTACAAGGAAAAAAACGTTTCGAGATTAATGAAGTTGTTTCAGAAGAGCCTTATCTGACTGCCACAATTCAAGAAGTTTCTGAAGAACGTCCTGATGATAATGATACAGAATTTACAGCTATTTTAGATTCTGTAAAAGAGTTAGCGATTCAGATTATTAAAGAAAGTCCAAACATTCCGTCTGAAGCTACATTTGCAATTAAAAACATTGAAAGTCAGTCGTTTTTAATCAATTTTGTTTCTTCTAACATGAATTTGACTGTAAAAGAGAAACAAGGTCTTTTATCAATAAATGGATTGAAAGAACGTGCATTGGAAACGCTGCGTTATATGAATATTGAGCTTCAGAAATTAGAACTGAAGAATGATATTCAGTCAAAAGTTCGTTTTGATTTAGATCAGCAGCAACGTGAATATTTCCTTCATCAGCAAATGAAAACCATTCAGGAAGAATTGGGAGGCGTTTCACAGGAGGAAGAAATGGACGAAATGGGGCAGAAAGCGAAAACCAAAAAATGGGACGAAAAGACGCAGCAACATTTCGAAAAAGAATTATCAAAAATGCGCAGAATGAATCCGCAGTCGCCTGACTTTGGAATTCAGCGTAATTACCTGGAATTGTTTTTAGAGTTGCCATGGGGCGAATATTCCAAAGATAAATTTGATTTAAAACATGCTCAAAAAATATTAGATAAAGATCATTTCGGTCTTGATGAAGTTAAGAAAAGAATGATTGAACATTTGGCTGTTTTGAAGCTTCGCAATGATATGAAGTCACCAATTATATGTTTAACAGGACCTCCGGGTGTTGGAAAAACATCTATTGGACGTTCTGTTGCAGAGGCTCTAGGACGTGAGTATGTTCGTATTTCACTAGGCGGTTTACGTGACGAAGCAGAAATTCGCGGACATAGAAAAACTTATATCGGTGCAATGCCGGGCCGAATTATTCAAAGTTTGAAAAAGGCCGGAACTTCAAATCCTGTTTTTATTCTGGATGAAATCGATAAATTATCGAGTGGGAACAGTGGTGATCCGTCTTCAGCTTTATTAGAAGTTTTAGATCCAGAGCAGAACAATGCTTTTTATGATAATTTCCTTGAAATGGGTTATGATTTGTCTAAAGTGATGTTTATTGCAACTTCAAATAATATGGGGGCTATTCAGCCAGCGTTACGGGACAGAATGGAAGTGATTAAAATGTCCGGTTATACGATTGAAGAAAAAGTTGAGATTGCCAAAAGACACCTCTTCCCAAAACAATTAGAAGCACATGGATTAACAGCCAAAGATTTAACAATTGGTAAAAAGCAATTGGAAAAAATTGTTGAGGGTTATACACGTGAGTCTGGTGTTCGTAACTTGGAAACCAAAATTGCTCAGGTAATCCGTAACGCCGCAAAAGCAGTTGCGATGGAAGAAGAATATAACAAAAAAGTTACTGATGAAGATATTGTAAAGGTTTTGGGCGTACCAAGACTGGAACGTGACAAATATGAAAACAATGATATTGCCGGAGTAGTTACTGGACTTGCGTGGACAAGTGTAGGAGGAGATATTTTGTTTATAGAGTCTTTGATTTCTGAAGGAAAAGGTTCCTTAAGTATTACAGGGAATTTAGGAACTGTGATGAAAGAATCGGCTACAATTGCTTTGGAATATATTAAAGCAAATGCGAAAAAATTAGGACTAGATATTGCTTTGTTTCAAAAATACAATATTCACTTACACGTACCTGAAGGGGCTACTCCAAAAGACGGACCAAGTGCAGGTATAGCTATGCTGACTTCCCTTGTTTCTTTATTAACTCAAAAAAAGGTAAAGAAAAGTTTAGCCATGACAGGTGAAATTACGCTTCGTGGAAAAGTTTTACCGGTTGGCGGAATTAAAGAGAAAATCTTAGCGGCAAAAAGAGCTGGTATTAAAGAAATCATCTTATGTCACGAAAACAAATCTGATGTTGATGAAATTAAAGCAGAATATTTAGAAGGGCTTATTTTTCATTATGTGAAAGAAATGAGTGAAGTATTGACGCTTGCATTGACAGATCAGAATGTAAAGAATGCTAAGACATTGAAATAA
- a CDS encoding deoxyhypusine synthase family protein, translating into MKGPISQFIEKHYLHFNSAALVDAAKAYEQQLANGAKMLVSMAGAMSTAEIGKIFAEIIRQDKVQIISCTGANLEEDIMNLVAHSHYERVPNYRDLTPEDEWALLERGLNRVTDTCIPEHEAFRRLQKHIYKIWKDADDKGERYFPHEFMYKMLLSGVLEEYYEIDLKDSWMYAAAEKNLPIIVPGWEDSTMGNIFASYVIKGDLKASTMKSGIEYMTFLADWYTKNSGNGIGFFQIGGGIAGDFPICVVPMLYQDMEMHDVPFWSYFCQISDSTTSYGSYSGAVPNEKITWGKLDIKTPKFIIESDATIVAPLIFAYLLDL; encoded by the coding sequence ATGAAAGGACCAATCAGTCAGTTTATTGAAAAACATTACTTGCACTTTAACTCTGCTGCCCTGGTTGATGCTGCAAAGGCCTACGAACAGCAATTGGCAAACGGAGCAAAGATGCTGGTAAGTATGGCTGGCGCAATGAGTACTGCAGAAATTGGTAAAATTTTTGCTGAAATAATCAGACAGGACAAAGTTCAGATTATTTCATGTACCGGAGCTAACTTAGAAGAAGACATCATGAACTTAGTAGCACACTCTCATTACGAAAGAGTGCCAAACTATCGTGATTTGACACCGGAAGACGAATGGGCCTTACTTGAAAGAGGATTGAATCGTGTTACAGATACCTGTATTCCCGAACATGAAGCATTCCGTCGTTTACAAAAACACATTTATAAAATCTGGAAAGATGCAGATGATAAAGGAGAACGTTATTTTCCGCATGAATTCATGTATAAAATGTTGTTATCCGGCGTTTTAGAAGAATACTACGAAATTGATTTAAAAGACAGCTGGATGTATGCTGCTGCCGAGAAAAATTTACCTATTATTGTTCCGGGATGGGAAGATAGTACAATGGGTAATATTTTCGCATCATACGTGATAAAAGGAGATTTAAAAGCGTCAACAATGAAATCCGGTATTGAATACATGACATTCCTTGCTGATTGGTATACTAAAAATAGTGGAAATGGAATTGGTTTCTTCCAAATCGGCGGTGGTATTGCTGGAGATTTTCCAATTTGTGTAGTTCCAATGTTATATCAGGATATGGAAATGCATGATGTTCCTTTCTGGAGTTATTTCTGCCAGATTTCTGATTCTACAACCAGTTACGGTTCATATTCAGGAGCAGTTCCAAACGAAAAAATTACTTGGGGTAAATTAGATATTAAAACCCCTAAATTTATTATTGAGTCGGATGCCACAATTGTTGCTCCGTTAATTTTTGCTTATTTATTAGATTTATAG
- the recQ gene encoding DNA helicase RecQ has translation MNPEILHARLKENFGFEKFRPNQENIINTILSGQDTLAIMPTGGGKSICFQLPALIFPGITIVISPLIALMKDQVDSLKTNGISACYINSSQSSEEQQFYIDNLKSNTFKLVYIAPESLSYLDVIFNELTISLIAIDEAHCISSWGHDFRPAYTNLGYLKNRFPSTPILALTATADKATRTDITKQLNLKNSKTFIASFDRKNLSLEVRPALDRVKQIIDFVENKPNESGIIYCLSRKTTEELAEKLKKSGITAKAYHAGLDNTVRAKTQDEFINDDCQVVCATIAFGMGIDKSNVRWVIHYNLPKNIEGYYQEIGRAGRDGLPAETVLFESYADVIQLQKFASEGLNSDVQLAKLDRMKQYADALSCRRKILLSYFGELVTEDCGNCDICKNPPTFFDGTILAQKALSAITRLKESEPLAVIVDFLRGSKNAYIYEKNYQELKTYGIGADISWYDWNQYLIQLINLGYCEIAFHQHNRILLTPFAKKVLFEGEKVKLTTVIKKVIDKKEIKEAKSKVKTVEGSLFEILRKLRYEIAQKDEVPAYVIFSDAALRQMETLRPMSDQEFLAIDGVGKAKLEKYGSDFINAIIEFQKNKKINKKSKKENSTYKTTLELFQKGVSVEEIAETRSLGISTIISHLAKLYLDGAAIDASQFISDKEVEQLQKAQVELQNPNALKPYFDHFEERMGYDKIRFGLAVLEKNNQ, from the coding sequence ATGAATCCAGAAATATTACACGCCAGATTAAAAGAAAATTTTGGTTTTGAAAAATTCAGACCAAACCAGGAAAACATCATAAATACAATATTGTCTGGTCAGGACACGTTGGCTATTATGCCTACCGGAGGAGGTAAATCAATATGTTTTCAGCTTCCAGCTTTGATTTTTCCCGGAATCACAATTGTTATTTCTCCATTGATTGCATTGATGAAAGACCAGGTGGATAGTTTAAAGACTAACGGAATTTCAGCTTGTTACATCAATAGCAGCCAATCATCCGAAGAACAGCAATTTTATATCGATAATTTAAAATCAAATACTTTCAAATTAGTTTATATTGCTCCGGAAAGTTTATCCTATCTGGATGTAATATTTAACGAATTAACAATCAGCCTTATCGCTATTGACGAAGCGCATTGCATTTCTTCATGGGGACATGATTTCCGTCCGGCTTACACCAATTTAGGCTATTTAAAAAACCGCTTCCCTTCTACTCCAATACTAGCTTTGACCGCTACAGCAGACAAAGCAACACGTACTGATATTACAAAACAATTAAATTTAAAAAACTCGAAAACTTTTATAGCTTCATTTGATAGAAAAAATTTAAGTCTTGAAGTTCGTCCGGCACTTGACCGTGTGAAACAAATAATTGATTTTGTAGAAAATAAACCAAACGAATCCGGTATTATTTATTGTCTTAGTAGAAAAACAACGGAAGAATTAGCAGAGAAACTAAAAAAAAGCGGCATTACTGCAAAAGCATATCACGCTGGACTCGATAATACTGTTCGCGCTAAAACCCAGGATGAGTTTATAAATGACGACTGTCAGGTTGTTTGTGCAACAATTGCTTTCGGAATGGGAATTGACAAATCGAATGTTCGCTGGGTTATTCATTACAATTTGCCAAAAAACATTGAAGGCTATTATCAGGAAATTGGACGTGCCGGCCGTGATGGATTACCCGCTGAAACTGTTTTGTTTGAAAGCTATGCTGATGTGATTCAGCTTCAGAAATTTGCCTCAGAAGGTTTGAATTCTGATGTGCAGCTGGCCAAACTAGACCGAATGAAGCAGTATGCCGATGCATTGAGCTGTAGAAGGAAAATCCTACTCTCTTATTTTGGTGAATTAGTGACAGAGGACTGTGGTAATTGTGATATTTGCAAAAATCCACCAACTTTTTTCGACGGTACAATTTTGGCGCAAAAAGCGTTATCAGCCATTACCCGTTTAAAGGAATCTGAGCCTTTAGCAGTAATTGTAGATTTTTTAAGAGGTTCAAAAAACGCTTACATTTACGAAAAAAACTATCAGGAATTAAAAACGTACGGAATCGGAGCTGACATTTCCTGGTATGACTGGAACCAATATTTGATACAGTTGATAAACTTAGGTTATTGTGAAATTGCTTTTCATCAGCACAACAGAATTTTACTGACTCCTTTTGCCAAAAAAGTTTTATTTGAAGGTGAAAAAGTAAAACTGACAACGGTTATTAAAAAAGTAATTGATAAAAAAGAAATCAAAGAAGCAAAAAGCAAAGTCAAAACAGTTGAAGGTTCTCTTTTTGAAATCCTTAGAAAATTACGTTACGAAATTGCTCAAAAAGATGAAGTCCCGGCTTATGTAATTTTTAGTGATGCCGCATTGAGACAAATGGAAACTTTACGCCCAATGAGTGATCAAGAATTCCTGGCCATTGACGGGGTTGGAAAAGCAAAACTTGAAAAGTACGGCTCTGATTTTATAAATGCCATTATAGAATTTCAAAAAAATAAAAAGATAAATAAGAAGTCTAAAAAAGAAAACAGTACTTATAAAACAACCTTAGAATTATTTCAAAAAGGAGTTAGTGTTGAAGAAATTGCTGAAACAAGAAGTTTAGGAATTTCAACTATAATTTCACATTTGGCAAAACTATATCTGGATGGCGCTGCTATTGATGCGAGCCAGTTTATCTCTGATAAAGAAGTTGAACAATTACAAAAAGCACAAGTCGAACTTCAAAACCCAAATGCTTTAAAACCTTATTTTGACCACTTTGAAGAAAGAATGGGATATGATAAAATTCGTTTTGGACTTGCTGTACTGGAGAAAAATAATCAATAA
- a CDS encoding RNA polymerase sigma factor produces the protein MSTTNQNIEELIKLCKENNQKAQFEIYNRYCKAMYNVAYRIVKDEHFAQDVMQEGFLRAFTKINDYKQEVAFGAWLKKIIVNHSIDFYKKNNAFQMEDLNKTLYKIEEKDTLLSESIDLNSLKVKQVLDAIAGLKDNYRMILTLFYIEGYDQEEISEILNISYANCRTTLSRAKECLRKKIEEIYEKGK, from the coding sequence TTGAGCACAACCAATCAAAATATCGAAGAGTTAATCAAACTTTGTAAAGAAAATAATCAAAAAGCACAATTTGAAATTTACAATCGCTATTGCAAGGCTATGTACAATGTGGCTTACAGAATTGTAAAAGATGAACATTTTGCACAAGACGTCATGCAGGAAGGTTTTTTGAGAGCTTTTACCAAAATTAACGATTATAAACAGGAAGTTGCATTTGGAGCATGGCTCAAAAAAATCATTGTGAATCACAGCATCGATTTTTACAAAAAAAACAATGCTTTTCAGATGGAAGATCTGAACAAAACGCTTTACAAAATAGAAGAAAAGGATACATTATTATCTGAAAGTATTGATTTGAATTCACTTAAAGTGAAACAAGTCCTGGATGCCATTGCGGGTTTAAAGGATAATTACCGAATGATTTTAACACTCTTTTATATTGAAGGGTATGATCAGGAAGAAATTAGCGAAATTTTAAATATCAGTTATGCAAATTGCAGGACTACATTAAGCAGGGCTAAAGAATGTTTACGAAAAAAAATAGAAGAGATATATGAAAAAGGAAAATGA
- a CDS encoding anti-sigma factor — protein MKKENDDLDKLFKKFENQWDIQEMNSGHQMDFLNKLNKKQPKRNNYSVWAIASSIVILLGVSVFYNNNEKPKEFKFASKETKQTDSIFSILIEKELVKLQEKSSPENEQIINDALKQMKVFDADYEKIIKELQKNGENKQIIYAMISNLQTRISFLQTVLQRIEENENLKNTTHDETF, from the coding sequence ATGAAAAAGGAAAATGACGACTTAGACAAATTATTTAAAAAATTTGAAAATCAATGGGATATACAGGAAATGAATTCTGGTCATCAGATGGATTTTTTAAATAAACTGAACAAAAAACAACCTAAGAGAAATAATTATTCGGTTTGGGCAATTGCCTCCTCAATAGTGATTTTATTAGGTGTGTCTGTTTTTTACAACAATAATGAAAAACCTAAGGAATTTAAATTTGCATCAAAAGAGACCAAACAAACCGATTCAATTTTTAGTATTTTAATTGAAAAAGAATTAGTTAAACTACAGGAAAAAAGCTCTCCGGAGAACGAACAAATTATAAATGATGCTTTAAAACAAATGAAAGTTTTTGATGCCGATTATGAAAAAATTATAAAAGAGCTTCAGAAAAATGGCGAGAATAAGCAAATCATTTATGCAATGATCAGCAACCTGCAAACCCGAATATCTTTTTTACAGACGGTTTTACAGCGTATAGAAGAAAATGAAAATTTAAAAAACACTACTCATGACGAAACATTTTAA
- a CDS encoding arginine decarboxylase, with protein MNTKYSDLINQTYYFPQEEFKLNKDNLLFHNIDLMKLVEQYGTPLKFTYLPQISENINKAKAWFRKSMEKNKYDAKYYYCYCTKSSHFEYIMNEAFKNNIHVETSSAFDINIVENLLENGKINKSTYVICNGFKRDEYISNIARLINNGHKNTIPIIDNYEELDLLQGEIKGKFKIGIRIAAEEEPKFEFYTSRLGIGYKNIVSFYKKQIQENDKLELKMLHFFINTGINDTAYYWNELVKCIKVYIALKKECPTLDGLNIGGGFPIKNSLAFEYDYQYMIDEIINQIKIACDEAEVDVPNIFTEFGSFTVGESGGAIYQILYQKQQNDREKWNMIDSSFITTLPDTWAINKRFIMLAVNRWNDTYERVLLGGLTCDSDDYYNSEQNMNAIYLPKYNKEKPLYIGFFNTGAYQETIGGYGGLHHCLIPQPKHILIDRDENGILATEVFSEQQTSDDVLKILGYTKKA; from the coding sequence ATGAATACAAAATATTCTGACTTAATCAATCAAACATACTATTTTCCCCAGGAAGAGTTCAAACTAAACAAAGACAACTTATTATTTCACAATATCGATTTGATGAAATTAGTTGAACAATACGGAACTCCTTTAAAATTCACCTATTTGCCACAGATTTCTGAAAATATCAACAAAGCAAAAGCCTGGTTCAGAAAATCAATGGAAAAGAACAAATACGATGCAAAATATTACTATTGCTATTGTACAAAAAGCTCTCATTTTGAATACATTATGAATGAAGCTTTTAAAAACAATATTCACGTAGAAACATCATCTGCTTTTGACATTAATATTGTAGAAAATTTACTTGAAAATGGTAAGATCAATAAAAGTACTTATGTAATTTGCAATGGATTTAAAAGGGACGAATATATTAGCAATATTGCAAGACTAATTAATAACGGACATAAAAATACTATTCCGATTATTGACAACTACGAGGAGCTTGATCTACTTCAGGGAGAAATAAAAGGAAAATTCAAAATCGGAATCCGTATTGCGGCTGAAGAAGAACCAAAATTTGAATTTTATACGTCAAGATTAGGTATTGGATATAAAAACATCGTTTCTTTTTATAAAAAACAAATTCAGGAAAATGACAAGTTAGAGCTTAAAATGCTTCACTTTTTCATTAATACCGGAATAAACGATACTGCATATTATTGGAATGAGCTTGTAAAATGTATCAAAGTATATATTGCACTTAAGAAAGAGTGCCCGACCCTTGATGGCCTGAATATCGGAGGCGGATTCCCTATTAAAAATTCACTGGCATTCGAATATGATTATCAATATATGATTGATGAAATTATCAATCAGATTAAAATTGCCTGTGATGAAGCTGAAGTAGATGTTCCTAATATTTTTACAGAATTCGGATCATTCACAGTAGGTGAAAGTGGCGGTGCTATTTATCAGATTTTATATCAGAAACAACAAAATGACAGGGAAAAATGGAATATGATTGACTCGTCATTCATTACTACTTTACCTGACACATGGGCTATAAACAAACGTTTTATTATGCTGGCGGTGAACCGTTGGAATGATACTTATGAGCGGGTTTTACTTGGAGGCCTAACTTGTGACAGCGATGACTATTACAATTCTGAACAAAATATGAACGCCATTTATCTTCCAAAATACAACAAAGAAAAACCGTTGTATATTGGTTTCTTTAATACAGGCGCATATCAGGAAACTATTGGTGGATATGGAGGTTTACACCACTGTCTGATTCCACAGCCTAAACATATTTTAATTGATCGTGACGAAAACGGAATTTTAGCAACTGAAGTTTTCTCTGAACAGCAAACTTCTGACGACGTTTTAAAAATTTTAGGTTATACTAAAAAAGCATAA
- a CDS encoding OmpA family protein produces MKKKLASLTFLFLSFFANAQNETVTSTEPYDNKPSYNKWSIELNGGLTKPARALTPGYYTEFFNLNSFHADLGVRYMFNPKFGLKLDFGYDQFQNSDNNGSLDFKSRYIRTDLQGVINLGRALNFETWTNTFGLLVHGGLGASQLASKTGFDGEDYMINGILGLTAQVRLSDRVALTGDLTGIVHAQQNWNFDGMGSAPTGVFDGGLVNASLGLTFYLGKNQKHADWVGEEDRYDDLEKRVALLETGVLDTDKDGVADLYDLEPNSIAGVAVNTKGQSIDNNQNGVPDELESYLEKTYGQKSGGVQTNSTVEQLINDGYVNVYFDFNSTKPTTASLSGIDFLVKYLKNNPNKTADVVGYADEIGSSSYNVELSRKRAEAVKQIAINAGIDASRLNVIANGEDTSVNKKSKEARQIVRRVSFQVK; encoded by the coding sequence ATGAAAAAAAAATTAGCTTCCTTAACTTTTTTATTTCTTTCATTTTTTGCAAATGCGCAAAATGAAACAGTAACTTCAACTGAACCTTACGATAATAAACCTTCATATAATAAATGGTCTATCGAATTAAATGGTGGTTTAACTAAGCCAGCAAGAGCATTAACCCCAGGTTACTATACCGAATTTTTTAATCTTAATTCTTTTCACGCTGATTTAGGGGTAAGATATATGTTCAATCCTAAATTTGGTCTTAAGTTAGATTTTGGATATGACCAATTTCAAAACAGTGATAATAATGGTTCATTAGATTTTAAAAGCAGATATATTAGAACAGATTTACAAGGAGTCATAAACCTAGGAAGAGCTTTAAATTTTGAAACTTGGACAAATACCTTCGGTTTATTAGTTCATGGTGGACTTGGAGCTTCTCAACTTGCCAGTAAGACAGGTTTTGATGGCGAAGACTATATGATTAATGGGATTTTAGGATTAACAGCTCAGGTAAGATTAAGTGACAGAGTTGCATTGACTGGGGATCTTACCGGAATTGTTCATGCCCAACAAAATTGGAATTTTGATGGAATGGGATCTGCACCAACAGGTGTTTTTGATGGAGGTTTGGTAAACGCATCTTTAGGATTAACATTTTATTTAGGTAAAAATCAAAAACATGCTGACTGGGTTGGAGAAGAAGACAGATATGATGATTTAGAAAAAAGAGTAGCATTACTTGAAACAGGTGTTTTAGATACAGATAAAGACGGAGTGGCTGATTTGTATGATTTAGAACCAAATTCAATTGCAGGTGTTGCTGTCAATACGAAAGGACAATCTATTGATAATAATCAAAATGGTGTTCCTGACGAATTAGAAAGTTACTTAGAAAAAACTTATGGTCAAAAAAGTGGTGGTGTTCAGACAAACAGCACAGTAGAACAATTGATCAACGATGGATATGTAAATGTATATTTTGACTTCAATTCTACTAAACCAACTACTGCATCTTTATCTGGTATTGATTTCTTAGTAAAATATTTGAAAAATAATCCAAATAAAACAGCAGACGTAGTAGGGTATGCTGATGAAATTGGAAGTTCAAGTTATAATGTTGAATTGTCAAGAAAAAGAGCAGAGGCTGTTAAGCAAATTGCTATAAATGCAGGAATTGATGCTTCAAGATTAAATGTAATTGCTAATGGAGAAGATACTTCTGTAAATAAAAAATCAAAAGAGGCTCGTCAAATCGTGAGAAGAGTTTCTTTCCAGGTGAAATAA
- a CDS encoding DNA primase, with protein MKRVIVDYAKLTNEILNLLVEKFPDGYDDSDVIRFRNAKNELVEAVEVRTEDTIYLVKISTKLADRIENYDEDDDIDLDVDTIEPVKGIDLDDDSDDDEDDDNIDKPDTDGGDDDDDDDEDKDDVSDDDDDEEDED; from the coding sequence ATGAAAAGAGTTATAGTAGACTACGCCAAACTTACCAACGAAATTTTAAACCTTTTGGTTGAAAAATTTCCTGACGGTTATGATGATTCGGATGTTATTCGTTTCAGAAATGCTAAAAACGAATTAGTCGAAGCTGTTGAAGTTCGCACTGAAGACACTATTTATTTAGTAAAAATTAGTACTAAACTTGCAGACAGAATCGAAAATTATGACGAAGATGATGATATCGATCTTGATGTTGATACAATCGAACCTGTAAAAGGAATTGATCTTGATGACGATAGTGACGATGACGAGGATGACGACAATATTGATAAACCTGATACAGATGGTGGAGACGATGATGACGATGACGATGAAGATAAAGATGATGTTTCAGATGACGATGACGACGAGGAGGATGAAGATTAA